The following proteins are co-located in the Cupriavidus pauculus genome:
- a CDS encoding MarR family winged helix-turn-helix transcriptional regulator — MSTEKPDLWFSFVRSHRALIREVDRRLAEAGLPVYAWYDVLWGIESGPEESRRMHELADVLAIERYNLTRLIDRLEREELVTRIRSEEDGRAAFVSVTRQGKALRKKMWGIYEAAVKELFLAEFRPEDIGRFSRALDAAAAKAGWPK, encoded by the coding sequence ATGTCGACTGAGAAGCCGGATTTGTGGTTTTCGTTTGTACGGTCGCACCGGGCCTTGATACGTGAGGTGGATCGGCGTCTTGCCGAGGCTGGACTGCCTGTCTACGCGTGGTACGACGTGCTGTGGGGGATTGAAAGCGGGCCGGAGGAAAGCCGCCGGATGCATGAGCTGGCCGATGTGCTTGCCATCGAGCGGTACAACCTGACTCGCCTGATTGACCGGCTGGAGCGTGAAGAGCTGGTGACCCGTATCCGGTCAGAGGAAGACGGCCGCGCCGCGTTCGTGTCCGTCACACGGCAAGGTAAGGCCTTGCGCAAGAAGATGTGGGGCATCTACGAGGCGGCGGTCAAAGAACTGTTTCTGGCCGAGTTCCGGCCGGAAGACATCGGGCGATTTTCTCGTGCGCTGGATGCGGCGGCAGCCAAAGCGGGGTGGCCGAAATAG
- a CDS encoding LacI family DNA-binding transcriptional regulator produces MVNVKQVALLAGVSSATVSRALTSPDRLRPDTLERVQNAIASLNYVPSSSARDLRQGRTRSVGIIAPTLMNELYAKAVDTLEAQLDRLGYTVLLTCHRDDSETELRCARALLERRVDGIAIIGSQHHPDVFSLIHKHAIPYVLMWAVDREGMHPTVGYDNRLAMRRLTSYLVKQGHRKFAVLPGPLETQFLSSQRLLGIQDVLSENGISIPDDRILPTPYEASAVRQAVRTCLERNDSLPHQEQPTALICINDFVAVAAIAECRTLGLSVPSDISVTGFGDWQMAELMTPALTTVHSNPVLIGELTSRNLVDQIEGGSKRIQTEFEPDLVVRESTAPPQ; encoded by the coding sequence ATGGTGAATGTCAAGCAAGTCGCCCTCCTCGCCGGCGTTTCCTCGGCAACAGTCTCCCGTGCACTGACATCGCCGGATCGGCTGCGACCTGACACGCTGGAGCGCGTGCAGAACGCCATCGCAAGCCTCAACTACGTCCCGTCTTCCTCGGCTCGGGACCTGCGTCAAGGGCGCACGCGATCGGTCGGCATCATTGCGCCGACACTGATGAACGAGCTTTACGCGAAAGCGGTCGATACCTTAGAGGCGCAGCTCGATCGGCTCGGATACACCGTTTTATTGACGTGCCACCGGGACGACAGTGAGACAGAACTACGCTGCGCGCGCGCGCTTTTGGAGCGCAGAGTCGACGGAATCGCCATTATCGGGTCACAGCATCACCCTGACGTCTTCTCGCTAATCCACAAGCATGCCATTCCGTATGTCCTAATGTGGGCCGTCGATCGTGAGGGTATGCATCCCACGGTGGGATATGACAATCGCTTGGCGATGCGCAGGTTGACGAGCTATTTGGTCAAACAGGGACATCGAAAGTTTGCCGTCCTCCCAGGGCCACTAGAGACTCAATTTCTCTCCTCTCAACGACTTCTGGGCATCCAAGACGTCCTCAGTGAGAACGGCATTTCGATACCCGACGACCGCATTCTCCCGACACCGTACGAAGCATCTGCCGTCCGGCAAGCGGTTCGGACCTGTCTCGAGCGTAATGACTCGCTGCCGCATCAGGAACAGCCGACTGCCCTGATATGCATCAATGACTTCGTTGCTGTGGCAGCGATCGCGGAGTGCCGCACATTGGGACTATCGGTTCCGAGCGACATCTCAGTTACAGGCTTCGGCGACTGGCAGATGGCGGAACTGATGACGCCCGCACTCACGACCGTACACTCGAATCCCGTTCTGATTGGCGAACTTACTTCTCGTAACCTGGTTGATCAGATTGAAGGCGGGTCCAAACGCATTCAGACCGAGTTCGAGCCTGACCTTGTAGTTCGCGAAAGTACGGCGCCGCCCCAATAG
- the glcE gene encoding glycolate oxidase subunit GlcE → MTTIPTEVSHLIETVLHARKTKTSLNIVGGGTKCFYGEEPSGEPCDVRRLSGICSYEPSELVVTARAGTPLEELEAVLAEHNQYLAFEPPRFAKGSTVGGAVAAGLSGPARVGVGSIRDFVLGATMINGKGELLTFGGQVMKNVAGYDVSRLLAGSMGTLGVICEVSLKVLPIHSSRITLFIERDEAGALSLLNGLTRQALPVNASAWHDGKLFLRLSGAASAVTEARKRLGGTELEPDEALSWWDAVRDHRHDFFSQSDAPLWRVSVPAVSQPFLAANQLIEWGGALRWLYTDDPIEDVREMASSLGGHATLFRDPHHRSGVFTPPSDALFEIHRNLKQAFDPDGIFNVGRLYPGL, encoded by the coding sequence ATGACGACGATCCCCACGGAAGTGTCTCATCTGATTGAGACAGTCCTGCATGCAAGAAAAACGAAGACCTCTCTCAACATCGTTGGCGGCGGTACGAAATGCTTCTACGGTGAAGAGCCGTCGGGTGAACCGTGTGATGTCCGGCGCCTCAGCGGAATTTGCAGCTATGAACCGTCTGAGCTGGTTGTCACCGCTCGTGCAGGCACACCGCTAGAAGAACTTGAGGCCGTGCTGGCCGAGCACAATCAGTACCTTGCCTTTGAGCCGCCACGCTTTGCTAAAGGAAGTACTGTCGGAGGAGCGGTCGCGGCAGGTCTGAGCGGGCCAGCACGCGTCGGGGTAGGGTCCATTCGGGACTTCGTTCTCGGCGCGACCATGATTAACGGCAAAGGCGAGCTTCTGACATTCGGCGGGCAAGTGATGAAGAACGTTGCCGGTTATGACGTTTCGCGTCTCCTGGCGGGCTCAATGGGAACACTCGGTGTTATCTGTGAGGTCTCGCTGAAGGTTCTGCCCATTCATTCATCGAGGATCACCCTGTTCATTGAACGCGACGAAGCAGGGGCGTTGTCTCTCTTAAACGGGCTGACTCGGCAAGCATTGCCAGTCAATGCGAGTGCCTGGCACGACGGAAAGCTGTTCCTCCGACTGAGTGGTGCAGCCTCTGCTGTCACGGAAGCCAGAAAGCGTTTGGGCGGGACTGAGCTGGAACCAGACGAAGCGTTGTCCTGGTGGGATGCCGTCCGCGACCACCGCCACGACTTCTTTTCACAGAGCGACGCGCCTCTCTGGCGTGTTTCCGTTCCGGCAGTCTCCCAACCCTTCTTGGCCGCGAATCAGCTTATTGAATGGGGTGGTGCATTGAGATGGCTATACACCGACGATCCCATCGAGGACGTTCGGGAAATGGCGTCATCGCTTGGTGGTCACGCCACGCTGTTCAGGGATCCGCATCATAGGAGCGGCGTGTTCACGCCACCGAGCGATGCGCTCTTCGAGATTCATCGCAATCTCAAGCAAGCGTTTGATCCCGATGGCATCTTCAATGTTGGTCGACTCTACCCCGGCCTGTAA
- a CDS encoding Bug family tripartite tricarboxylate transporter substrate binding protein — protein sequence MHRLLRIAGALAVCGVTLTIGLAAAHAKEWPVQPIRVVLPYPPGGASDVTARLLSAKLSQAWGESVVVENRPGANGIIANEAVAKAQPDGYTVLMANLGPNAINPAVYGRLPYDTLKDFTPVVLVTKVPLIIVTAANSPVKDLRQLVSLAKAKPGQITFGSAGNGSGSHLAGELLSTMAGVKMNHVPYKGDAPSLTDVLGQQINVALPTALAGMPHVKSGKLRALAVTSKTRLPALPDVPTVDEALGISGYEAVSWGGFMVPTGTSPAIVAKMNSQFNKALQDPEVRDKLMAQGAQIAGGTPEAFDAFLRTEVTKWKRVADSAKVRLD from the coding sequence ATGCATCGATTGCTACGAATTGCGGGGGCATTAGCCGTTTGCGGAGTGACACTGACCATCGGTCTGGCCGCCGCCCACGCTAAGGAATGGCCGGTCCAGCCGATTCGGGTCGTTCTTCCATATCCCCCTGGCGGCGCCTCAGACGTGACCGCCAGGCTCCTAAGCGCTAAGCTTAGCCAGGCATGGGGAGAGTCTGTTGTTGTGGAGAACCGGCCTGGCGCAAACGGCATCATCGCTAATGAAGCCGTTGCGAAGGCGCAGCCTGACGGCTACACCGTGCTGATGGCCAACCTTGGGCCGAATGCCATCAACCCGGCCGTATACGGGAGACTTCCTTATGACACGCTGAAAGACTTTACGCCAGTTGTCTTGGTGACAAAGGTGCCGCTCATTATCGTCACGGCAGCAAATTCGCCGGTGAAGGACCTGCGCCAACTGGTCTCATTAGCAAAGGCCAAGCCAGGACAGATTACCTTTGGATCTGCAGGCAACGGTTCGGGCAGCCATCTGGCCGGGGAACTCCTTAGTACCATGGCTGGCGTCAAGATGAACCACGTTCCCTATAAGGGAGACGCGCCTTCGCTCACAGACGTGCTCGGTCAGCAGATCAATGTTGCCCTTCCCACCGCGCTTGCTGGAATGCCACATGTCAAGAGTGGAAAACTCAGGGCTCTTGCGGTCACGAGCAAGACTCGATTGCCGGCACTGCCCGATGTGCCGACGGTAGATGAAGCGCTCGGGATAAGCGGATACGAAGCCGTTTCTTGGGGTGGATTTATGGTGCCGACCGGGACCTCACCAGCCATCGTTGCTAAGATGAACAGCCAGTTCAACAAAGCCCTTCAGGATCCGGAGGTCCGCGACAAGCTGATGGCTCAAGGCGCGCAGATCGCAGGCGGCACCCCGGAAGCATTCGATGCGTTTCTGCGCACCGAAGTTACGAAATGGAAGCGCGTGGCTGATTCAGCAAAGGTCCGGCTCGACTAG
- a CDS encoding CaiB/BaiF CoA transferase family protein, with translation MAGPLAGIKVLDLSRILAGPWSTQLLSDLGADVMKVERPGTGDDTRAWGPPFLTREDGTTTEESAYFLCANRGKRSITLDVSSKVGQDLLHELVKDCDVFVENYKFGDMQRYGLDFKTLSEINPRLVYCSITGFGQTGPYRKRAGYDFVVQAMGGLMSITGERDGVPGGGPQKCGVPISDLMTGMYASVAIVSALFERVGSGRGQYIDMSLLDTQVAWLANQASNYLVGGSHPRRWGNAHPNLAPYQSFPASDGSLIVAVGNDRQFRAMCEALGLINLPDDDRYRRNADRLKNRESLVEVLSARFEEEERDTWLKLLESVGVPCGPIQSIPEALEDPHIRAREMVFSLPHSSGASAPQVANPIKFSRSSIDYLRAPPALGEHTETILKNELGKSVEQIEAMRRDGTI, from the coding sequence ATGGCAGGCCCCCTTGCAGGTATCAAGGTCCTAGACTTGAGCCGGATCCTTGCTGGACCCTGGAGCACGCAACTATTGTCCGACCTGGGCGCTGACGTGATGAAGGTTGAGCGTCCCGGCACCGGCGATGACACGCGAGCTTGGGGCCCGCCGTTCCTTACTCGTGAGGATGGCACGACGACGGAAGAGTCGGCGTACTTCCTTTGCGCCAATCGCGGGAAGCGTTCGATCACTCTGGATGTCAGCAGCAAGGTCGGTCAGGATTTGCTGCACGAGCTAGTCAAAGATTGCGACGTCTTCGTTGAGAACTACAAGTTCGGCGATATGCAACGTTACGGGTTGGACTTCAAGACCCTGAGTGAGATCAATCCTCGGCTCGTCTACTGCTCCATCACCGGCTTCGGGCAGACGGGCCCATACCGCAAGCGGGCTGGATACGATTTCGTGGTGCAAGCCATGGGCGGGCTGATGAGCATCACAGGCGAGCGCGACGGCGTCCCCGGTGGCGGCCCGCAAAAATGCGGGGTGCCCATATCGGACTTGATGACTGGCATGTATGCAAGCGTTGCAATTGTCAGCGCGCTATTTGAGCGAGTCGGCAGTGGCCGCGGGCAGTACATCGATATGAGCCTGCTGGATACGCAGGTGGCGTGGCTGGCAAACCAGGCCTCGAACTATTTGGTGGGCGGGAGCCACCCGCGTCGTTGGGGCAACGCGCACCCCAATCTCGCACCTTATCAGTCATTCCCTGCAAGCGATGGCTCTCTGATCGTAGCAGTCGGTAATGACCGGCAGTTCCGAGCCATGTGCGAAGCGCTGGGTTTAATCAATCTTCCGGATGATGACCGCTATCGACGCAATGCGGATCGTCTAAAGAACCGTGAAAGTCTTGTGGAGGTGCTCTCGGCTCGCTTTGAAGAAGAAGAGAGAGACACGTGGCTCAAACTGCTGGAATCGGTCGGCGTACCTTGTGGCCCGATCCAGAGCATTCCAGAAGCACTGGAGGATCCCCATATCCGGGCGCGTGAAATGGTTTTCTCTTTGCCCCACAGCAGCGGTGCAAGCGCGCCCCAGGTTGCGAACCCTATCAAGTTCTCTCGCAGCAGTATCGACTACCTTCGCGCGCCCCCAGCGCTGGGCGAACACACTGAAACCATCCTGAAAAATGAGCTCGGGAAGTCTGTGGAGCAAATTGAGGCAATGCGCCGCGATGGGACGATCTGA
- a CDS encoding FAD-linked oxidase C-terminal domain-containing protein, with product MNATRDGWLAHPTDAERREARRAEVVSALEGVLPRDLILSQREDTQPFECDGLTAYRAQPLVVVLPETEEQVVAILRTCKTLGAPVVARGAGTGLSGGALPHEMGVLLSLARFNRIVRVDPVSCTAVVQCGVRNAAISEAAATYGLYYAPDPSSQIACTIGGNVAENSGGVHCLKYGLTLQNVMKVRGYTIQGEAIEFGSEALDVPGLDLLGVVVGSEGMLAVTLEVTVKLIPKPELARCIVASFDTVEAAGDAVANVIAAGIIPAGLELMDKPMTAAVEDFVHAGYDLDAAAILLCESDGTALEVEDEIVKMNAVLTASGATRLEASQDEAQRLRFWSGRKNAFPATGRMSPDYLCMDSTIPRKSLAAILRAISEMEVRYGLRCVNVFHAGDGNLHPLILFDANNPEELHQAEQFGAEILETSVTLGGTVTGEHGVGVEKLNSMCVQFSGAEREQMFALKRAFDPQSLLNPGKVIPTLHRCAEYGRMTVRRGMLPHPEIPRF from the coding sequence ATGAATGCGACGCGTGACGGCTGGTTGGCACATCCTACTGACGCTGAGCGGAGGGAAGCCCGGCGTGCGGAAGTGGTTTCCGCGCTAGAAGGCGTGCTGCCTAGGGACCTTATCCTGTCGCAGCGCGAGGACACCCAGCCATTTGAATGCGATGGCCTTACGGCCTATCGGGCGCAGCCGCTCGTCGTGGTGCTTCCCGAAACAGAAGAGCAGGTTGTTGCCATTCTGCGAACGTGCAAGACGCTCGGTGCGCCCGTCGTGGCTCGGGGCGCAGGCACGGGATTGTCAGGCGGTGCGCTCCCACATGAGATGGGCGTGCTCCTTTCGCTCGCTCGTTTTAACCGGATCGTCAGGGTAGATCCTGTGAGTTGTACCGCAGTGGTCCAATGCGGTGTACGCAACGCCGCAATCAGTGAGGCAGCCGCTACGTATGGGCTGTACTACGCCCCCGATCCGTCCAGCCAGATTGCCTGCACGATCGGTGGAAACGTGGCCGAGAATTCCGGAGGCGTCCATTGCCTCAAGTACGGACTCACGTTGCAGAACGTAATGAAAGTACGGGGATACACCATTCAGGGCGAGGCGATAGAGTTTGGATCGGAAGCCCTTGATGTCCCTGGGCTCGATTTGCTCGGCGTCGTTGTAGGCAGTGAAGGGATGCTCGCAGTGACATTGGAAGTCACCGTCAAGTTAATTCCTAAGCCAGAACTTGCGCGATGCATCGTTGCAAGCTTCGACACCGTCGAAGCCGCTGGTGACGCCGTAGCCAACGTCATCGCGGCCGGCATCATCCCAGCCGGCCTGGAACTGATGGACAAGCCGATGACCGCCGCCGTAGAGGACTTCGTGCATGCTGGCTATGACCTGGACGCGGCCGCAATCCTATTGTGCGAGAGTGATGGGACGGCGTTGGAGGTCGAGGACGAGATTGTGAAGATGAATGCCGTCCTCACCGCCAGCGGGGCCACTCGTCTTGAAGCAAGTCAGGACGAGGCGCAGCGTCTTCGTTTCTGGAGCGGGCGAAAGAATGCATTTCCCGCGACGGGGCGCATGAGCCCGGATTACCTGTGCATGGATTCCACGATTCCTCGCAAGAGTCTCGCTGCGATCCTTCGAGCAATCAGCGAGATGGAGGTGCGCTATGGGCTTCGCTGCGTGAACGTGTTCCACGCCGGCGACGGGAATCTACATCCGCTGATCCTTTTCGACGCCAACAATCCCGAAGAACTGCACCAGGCGGAGCAATTCGGCGCTGAGATTCTGGAAACAAGCGTCACGCTTGGCGGGACGGTGACCGGAGAGCACGGTGTGGGCGTGGAGAAGCTGAACTCAATGTGCGTTCAGTTCTCAGGCGCAGAGCGAGAACAAATGTTTGCGCTGAAACGTGCATTCGATCCGCAATCGCTCTTGAATCCTGGGAAGGTAATTCCGACGCTGCATCGATGTGCCGAATATGGTCGCATGACTGTTCGGCGTGGGATGCTGCCGCATCCAGAAATCCCGAGGTTCTAG
- a CDS encoding FAD-binding oxidoreductase encodes MQERRRKFYGWGYEGDTVTPDEIREFEAAWTRLLGVEHFEATPFPTPEEISLRKPRVQLPASLREICTSDHYDRLYHTYGAGTMDVARAMRREFSNPPDVIAYPRTEQDIVDLFDWCGRQNVAAVPYGGGTSVVAGVNPPEHDRYRGVVSIDMKHFNKVLEVDQTSQAARIQAGVLGPELERQLKPTGLTMRFFLQAWEFSSLGGWIATRAAGHFATAFTQIDDHVESMRVVTPQGAIESRRFPVSGSGPNPDRLFLGSEGALGIITEAWVKLHRRPVFRKQVTVRFRDYARAVEATRVLSQSGLNPANARLVEREEALYTGSSDGSYDILVLGFESADHPVEARLKRALEICAECGGEWDDDPVSGNQGGADAATSSWRNKFLRGPYLREYAIARGVMRETMETACTWDKFAALHAHVKAETHRAIREVTGRPGSVTCRFTHLYPDGPAPYFTWFAYGDKARLPEQFQAIKRIGEQAMVDAGGTVTHHHALGRDHRPWYDKERPELFCTALKAAKQAFDPHQVLNPGVLFDPS; translated from the coding sequence ATGCAGGAACGTCGTCGTAAGTTTTACGGGTGGGGCTATGAGGGTGACACCGTCACGCCGGACGAAATCCGGGAGTTCGAGGCAGCGTGGACACGCTTGCTGGGTGTCGAGCACTTCGAAGCGACACCTTTTCCGACGCCCGAAGAAATTTCGCTGCGCAAACCTCGCGTACAGCTGCCCGCGTCGCTTCGCGAAATCTGCACAAGCGATCATTACGACCGCCTGTATCACACCTACGGCGCGGGCACCATGGATGTTGCGCGCGCAATGCGCCGGGAATTTTCCAACCCGCCGGACGTCATCGCCTACCCGCGCACTGAGCAGGACATCGTGGACCTGTTCGACTGGTGCGGGCGCCAGAACGTTGCTGCAGTTCCGTACGGCGGCGGCACCAGCGTCGTGGCCGGCGTGAATCCGCCCGAGCACGATCGTTACCGTGGCGTGGTGTCCATCGACATGAAGCACTTCAACAAAGTGCTGGAGGTAGACCAAACATCGCAGGCCGCGCGCATTCAAGCGGGCGTCCTTGGCCCGGAGCTGGAACGACAGCTCAAGCCCACCGGCCTGACCATGCGATTCTTCCTGCAAGCGTGGGAGTTCTCGTCACTGGGGGGTTGGATCGCAACGCGAGCAGCAGGCCACTTTGCGACCGCGTTCACTCAGATCGACGACCACGTCGAGAGCATGCGAGTGGTAACGCCCCAGGGTGCCATTGAATCCCGACGTTTCCCGGTATCGGGTTCGGGACCCAATCCGGATCGACTTTTCCTCGGCTCCGAAGGCGCACTGGGCATCATTACCGAGGCGTGGGTCAAGCTTCACCGCCGGCCGGTCTTCCGCAAGCAGGTGACCGTACGTTTCCGTGACTATGCGCGCGCTGTCGAGGCCACACGGGTACTGTCTCAATCTGGACTGAACCCTGCCAATGCCCGCCTTGTGGAACGCGAAGAAGCCTTGTACACGGGTTCGAGCGACGGCAGCTATGACATTCTCGTGCTGGGATTCGAGTCCGCCGACCACCCGGTCGAGGCACGCCTGAAGCGAGCACTGGAAATTTGCGCGGAGTGCGGCGGCGAATGGGACGATGATCCGGTCAGCGGAAACCAAGGTGGTGCGGACGCTGCGACATCGAGCTGGCGAAACAAGTTCCTGCGCGGCCCATACCTGCGCGAGTACGCCATTGCTCGCGGCGTCATGCGCGAGACCATGGAAACCGCGTGCACGTGGGACAAGTTCGCCGCTCTTCACGCGCACGTCAAGGCAGAAACGCATCGGGCCATTCGCGAAGTTACCGGCCGCCCGGGTTCGGTGACTTGCCGCTTTACCCACCTCTACCCTGATGGCCCTGCGCCATATTTCACGTGGTTTGCCTATGGCGATAAGGCTCGATTGCCCGAGCAGTTCCAAGCGATCAAACGCATTGGAGAGCAAGCCATGGTGGACGCAGGCGGTACGGTGACCCACCACCATGCGCTTGGTCGGGACCATCGCCCTTGGTACGACAAGGAACGGCCGGAGCTGTTCTGCACCGCGCTAAAGGCCGCCAAGCAGGCCTTTGATCCGCACCAGGTCTTGAACCCTGGCGTGCTGTTCGACCCGAGCTAA
- a CDS encoding cytochrome P450 — translation MTESPAPTPSSNPSSAVEGRCPFDAAANEPKSACPFHAEGDSGGIPDFPPKRVDPLAPPPVFFQMQQKGELAQGKLWDGKIAWLVTRYDDVRAVLSDSRFSSDVSHPGFPSSSAAVKVVRSSNRTFITMDEPKHSEQRRMLTSEFTIRKIENLRPRLQAIVDKLLEDFAMGPQPSDLVSAFTLATPALAISELLGVPYDDHDFFQEQAMIMTSSTATREEASAANQALCEYLRELVAKRSESPGEDILSRLIVNHVRKGDITETDVVSLGRLLLIAGHETTANTTSMGVLFLLQRPDIWEELRQNPSLVPNAVEEMLRFLDVIQSGTRRVALEDVVVNGQLIRAGDPVVVLSISANRDQEQFKDPHVFDLRRDARTQIAFGYGPHQCMGQVLARVEMQIMFTALLKRLPNLRLAVPIESLAFKSDSLMYGVRALPVSW, via the coding sequence ATGACGGAGTCGCCTGCTCCCACCCCTTCCTCCAACCCATCTTCCGCGGTAGAAGGGCGCTGTCCTTTTGATGCGGCTGCGAACGAGCCGAAATCAGCGTGTCCTTTTCACGCTGAGGGCGACAGCGGCGGAATCCCAGATTTCCCCCCTAAGCGCGTAGATCCCTTGGCGCCGCCGCCGGTGTTCTTCCAGATGCAACAGAAGGGCGAATTGGCACAAGGTAAGCTTTGGGACGGAAAGATCGCTTGGCTTGTCACGCGTTATGACGATGTTCGCGCTGTCTTGTCGGACTCTCGCTTTAGCTCCGACGTCTCACATCCGGGATTTCCCTCTTCCAGCGCCGCAGTAAAGGTTGTTCGGAGTAGTAACCGGACCTTCATTACCATGGATGAACCCAAGCATTCAGAGCAACGGCGGATGCTGACCAGCGAATTCACGATCCGAAAGATCGAGAATCTGCGGCCGCGACTTCAGGCCATCGTGGACAAGCTCTTGGAAGATTTTGCGATGGGGCCGCAGCCTTCTGACCTGGTTAGCGCCTTTACATTGGCGACACCAGCATTGGCTATCTCAGAGTTGCTTGGTGTTCCATACGACGATCACGACTTCTTCCAAGAACAGGCGATGATCATGACGTCGAGCACCGCGACGAGGGAAGAGGCTAGCGCCGCGAATCAAGCGTTGTGCGAATACCTGCGTGAACTGGTGGCGAAGAGATCCGAAAGCCCCGGGGAGGACATCCTCAGTCGCCTTATCGTTAATCATGTACGGAAGGGCGATATCACTGAAACAGACGTGGTCTCGCTTGGAAGGCTTCTGCTGATTGCCGGGCACGAGACGACGGCAAATACGACGTCGATGGGGGTGCTCTTCCTACTTCAGAGGCCGGACATCTGGGAAGAGCTTCGCCAGAATCCAAGCCTCGTTCCAAACGCGGTGGAGGAGATGCTACGCTTCCTGGATGTCATACAGTCCGGGACGCGACGTGTCGCACTGGAGGACGTTGTCGTGAATGGGCAATTGATCCGAGCCGGTGATCCCGTTGTCGTGCTTAGTATTTCCGCAAATCGCGACCAGGAGCAGTTCAAAGATCCCCACGTCTTTGACCTCCGCCGTGATGCCCGGACACAGATCGCATTCGGATACGGCCCGCATCAGTGCATGGGACAAGTTCTCGCCAGAGTCGAAATGCAGATCATGTTCACCGCCCTACTGAAGCGCCTGCCGAATCTTCGGCTGGCCGTGCCCATCGAGAGCCTCGCGTTCAAGAGCGATTCGCTCATGTATGGTGTTAGGGCACTGCCCGTTAGCTGGTAA
- a CDS encoding LysR substrate-binding domain-containing protein → MALQHIPPIQCLVTFETVARLRSATRAADELCVTTSAVSHRIRQLESHLGVELFGRSDFTLSAHGAAYLANVRSGLAALQQMPVKNGKASSTRLRVAVTPTFSRQFLMPKLELFRNKYPDIDLILQVSIPFLDVTAEPSDLEIRYGAGGYADVDHRVVLSEEVAPACSPTYLNEFGPFEGFEMAGEIDQARLIRSPLEPWTTWFSSCGLTRTEPHVGAQFNDLGLLYDAAACGFGVALVRTRMAQSWLEGGRLIRISDRSVPSPMAHYLCWEPGALERWECAAFMEWLTDSLS, encoded by the coding sequence ATGGCCCTGCAACACATCCCGCCCATTCAATGTCTTGTCACCTTCGAGACGGTTGCAAGGCTTCGGAGCGCCACACGTGCCGCCGACGAGTTGTGTGTAACAACCAGCGCCGTGAGTCATCGAATCCGCCAGCTTGAATCTCACCTCGGTGTTGAACTCTTCGGGCGGAGTGACTTCACGCTTTCTGCACATGGTGCAGCGTACCTGGCGAATGTCCGAAGCGGCCTCGCTGCGCTACAGCAGATGCCGGTCAAAAATGGAAAAGCCTCTTCCACGCGACTGCGGGTCGCGGTGACCCCAACTTTCTCCAGGCAGTTCCTGATGCCCAAACTGGAACTGTTCCGCAACAAGTATCCGGACATCGACCTTATCTTGCAGGTCTCCATCCCATTCCTGGACGTCACAGCCGAGCCATCCGATTTGGAAATCCGGTACGGCGCCGGCGGATATGCGGACGTCGATCATCGCGTCGTTCTCTCGGAGGAGGTGGCGCCGGCTTGCAGCCCTACCTATCTCAACGAGTTCGGCCCCTTCGAAGGCTTCGAAATGGCGGGTGAAATCGACCAGGCGCGTCTGATACGTAGCCCGCTTGAGCCTTGGACGACATGGTTCTCCTCATGTGGATTGACGAGAACGGAGCCGCATGTGGGCGCTCAATTCAACGATCTAGGGCTTCTCTATGACGCAGCCGCGTGCGGGTTCGGCGTGGCACTAGTGAGGACCCGTATGGCGCAGTCATGGCTAGAGGGGGGGCGACTCATCCGCATATCGGATCGATCCGTGCCTTCACCGATGGCGCACTACTTATGCTGGGAACCTGGGGCCCTGGAGAGATGGGAGTGCGCCGCCTTTATGGAGTGGCTCACCGACTCGCTAAGTTGA